The genomic window GAGTCGCCCAGGTTGAAGATTTCGTAGCCGAACTCGTGCTGCATGCAGGCCTCCACTCCGTCGAGGATGTCCGTAATGAAGGTGTAGTCGCGGGCGGAGGAACCGTCGCCGTAAACCGGGATGGGCCGGCCCTGGCGGATGAGCCGGGCAAACTTGTGGATGGCGAGGTCGGGTCGCTGACGCGGTCCGTAGACGGTGAAGAACCGGAGCATGACGATGTCCAGTCCGTAGACGTGGTGGTAGACGTGGCCCAGGGCTTCGCAGGCGATTTTGCTGGCCGCATAGGGTGAAATGGGGGCGGTGAGCGGGTCATCCTCGGAAAACGGCACCTTGGCGTTGCAGCCATAAACCGAGGAGGAGGAGGCCAGGACCAGCTTGCGCGTGCCGCTCTGGCGCGCGGCTTCCAACACGTGGACCGTCCCCTCAACGTTGACCCGTTGGTAGAGGGCCGGCTGTTCGAGACTGGGTCGCACCCCGGCCCGCGCGGCCAGGTGCACGATCTGGTCGAACCGAACGTCATGACAGAGGGCGCGCAATGGCTCCGGTTCGGTGATGTCGCCCTGGACAAAGGTGAAGCGGTCGGAGGCCCTCGCGATTTCGCGCAGGTTGCGTCGTTTGATGGCCGGATCGTAGAACGGGTCCAGGTTGTCCAGAGCCCACACCCTGTGACCCGCGGCCAGCAACCGCTCACAAAGGTGCGAGCCGATGAACCCGGCACCGCCGGTAACCAGGACCTTCACCGTTTCCTCCCGACAGGGTTGTTGGGTTTGCGTGACAGGATTGACACATCGGGGTCGCGGACCGCGCCCCGCCCCGGGGTCGGGGCATCGATCGTCGGCTTCACGGTTTCAACACGATTTTGCCGAACCAGTCGGCTGAACCTTTCAGCGTGCTTTCCTCCTGCAACCGGTGAGCCCGGGCGGCCTCGGCCAGGGGCAACACGTGCGCGATTCTGACCTGCAACCGGCCTTCGGCCGCCCATTTGGTGATGGCTTCGGCCGCAGGCCGCAGCTCCATGGCCGAGAAGTTGAACATGGCAAAGCCGTACAACGTGAGGTCCTTGACGTAGAATGGTCCGACCGGGAAGGGCGGCCGGGCGTCGCGCCCCGCAAACACCACCATCCGCCCGCGCAACCGGAGCAGCGACACCATCCGGTCGAAATCCGGGTTTCGGCCCGTCTCGACCCACACGTGCACACCCTCCGGCGCAAATTTTCGAATGGCCTCGACCGCCCTCGGGTCGTGATAGTCCAGTGCCAGGTCGGCTCCGAGTTCGCGACATGCCGCCACCTTGGCCGCGTTGCCGGCGAGTGCAACCACGCGCGCCCCGGTCAGCCGCGCCATTTGCACGGCCAGGGAACCGACCGCCCCGCCGGCCCCGCAAATCACCACCGTTTCACCAGGCGCCAGCCGTGCGCGGTCGAACAGCGCCAGGTACGCGGTCACCCCCACCAGCGACAATGCCACGATGGTTTCGTAACTGAGGCCCTCCGGGATGGGGTGAAGCCATTCCTCGTCCACGGCCGCCAGTTCGACAAACGTGCCGGGTCGGCCGCCGAACCCCTGCCCCGTGGCCCATACGCGGTCTCCCGGTTTGAAGCGTCGCACCTCGCTGCCCACCGCCACCACGTCGCCCGCCAGATCGCGCCCCGGAATCCAGGGAAAGGCCGGCACGGCCGGGACCGCCCCGCTGCGGATGTAGGTGTCGATGGGGTTGACGTCCACAGCGCGCACCCTGACCAGGCACTGGTGCGGCCCGGGTGTGGGATCCGGCAGCTCGCCGTACTCGATGACCTCCGGCGGACCGGTTCGCCGAATGAAGGCTGCTTTCATACCCGGTCAGCCAAGCCCGGGCCAACCCGCCGTGTCAAGGCCCCGGTCCCTTCATCGCGCGCGGACAAACACCTTGCCCGGCAACTGCCTGACCAGACGCTTCATTTCCAAGGCCAGCAACGCCACCGAAACCGTCGCCGCAGGAAGGCCGGTGAGACGGATGATTTCGTCCACGGACCGTTCCTCCGGGCCGAGTGCATCCAAAACGCGCTGCTCCGTCTCGGGCAGTTCCAGGGCCGGACCGGGCCCGGGTGGGGCGCCCGACCCGGCACGATTCGAAGGCGGGAACAGGTACTCGAACTCGGTGAGGATGTCCTCTGCGCTCTCGCAGAGTTTGGCGCCTTTTTTGATGAGGTCGTGGCAGCCCTTGCTCTGGGGGGAGTCGATCCGGCCGGGCACGGCAAACACCTGACGGCCGTAATCCACCGCGAAGTTGGCGGTGATCAGCGCCCCGCTGTGCAGGCCGGCTTCCACAACCACGGTGCCCAGGGTCATGCCCGCCACGATCCGGTTGCGGATGGGGAAGCTCTGCCGGTCGGCCGGCCGGTTGAAGGGAAACTGCGTGATGAGCGCGCCCTGGGCGGCGATGCGTTCAAACAGTTCGGCGTTTTCCGGGGGTGTGACCAGGTTGATGCCGGTACCCAGCACCGCCACGGTGCGTCCCTTGGCGTTGAGGGCCCCCTGATGAGCGGCCGTGTCGATTCCCCGCGCCCCGCCGCTGACCACGGTGACACCCACGTAGGCCAGCTGGTAGGCCAGTTTTCGCGCGGCCTCCTGCCCGTAATGCGTGGTCATGCGCGAGCCCACGATCGCCACTGCATTCCTGTCCCGGGGCAGCAGCCGGCCCTTCACATACAGCACCAGGGGCGGGTCGTACACCTGCCGGAGCAGTTCCGGGTACTCCTCATCCTGCGGGATCAAAACTCGGCAACCGAACTCGCGGATCCGCTGCAATTCCCGGCTCAGGTCCACCTGTTCTTCCCATCGTACGATGGACTCGGCAGTTTCCTCCCCGATGCCCTCCACCCGGAGCAGCTCCTCACGGCTGGCCTGAAGGATCCTTGCGGCGGAACCGAAATGGTTGAGCAGGTGCCGGGCCCGGACCGGCCCGATGTGATCAATCATGTTTAGAGCAATGAACGCTTCCCGCTCGTCCATGCCGCAGCTCCCCATACCGCGCCCGTGGCGCCGGAGCAAGCCTGCACGCCCGGCCCGGCTTGCCGGCCCCGCCCGGCCGGGCCCCCGGCCTCAGGCGTCAATCAAGACCTGCCGCACGGTGTCCGGGCGGGTCGGGTCATGCGGCCGGTTGGTGAAGGCGATGAGCACGATGGGCTCCGATCCCGTGTTTTGGATGGCATGAGCCACGCCCGGTGGAAAAACAAATCGCCGGGCTACCCCGGCCGGAACCTCCACCTCCTGCCGCCGCCCCGCCGCCTCCCAACAAACCCGGGCCGGACCGGTCACCAGCAACAGCTCCGTCGTCTCGCGATGGTAATGGTTCCCGCGGACATGGCCCGGCTCGGTCCAGACCACGTGAACGTTCCGGATCCCGTGCAGATCCTGTTCGTCCACCGGCTCGATCACCCACCCGCGTGCGTCGCGGATTACCCTCACCTCGGAGACCGTCACTTCCGGATTCATTACGGCAAGGGTAGCACCGTGGCGGCCGCGTGCGAGTCCCAACCCCGACCGCATCGCTTGCCCCGGCGGCCCTTTTCATGCGGGGGGACCGACCCGGCGAACCCGGCTTTGTGGGCCGCCGGGATTGCGGGCTTGAGATGGGGGGTGAGTCCTGTAAGATGCCCTTACGAGCGGGGCGAGTTTGCCGGGGCACAACCCCGGCAGGAATCGCATCAGCGGGGAACCAACATGAGCACCACGTTGATACCGGATGCAGCAAAGACGGCGCCGGTGAATGCTTTGCCGCACCGCAAACCGGTGCTGTTGATCGTGGACGATGAGGAGGGCCCACGCCAATCGCTGCACGTCATTTTCAAGGACGAGTTCGAGGTGCTGCTGGCCCCGGACGGGCCCACCGCCATTGCTCTGGCCCAACAACATCCCGTGGACGTGGCCATCACGGACATCCGCATGGCCGGCATGTCCGGCATCGAGGTGTTGGAACGTCTCAAGCACGTCAATCCGGGGATCGAGGTGGTGGTCATCACCGCGTACGAGACGACCGAGACCATCCGTCAGGCGCTGCGGCTGCAGGCGTGTGATTACATCAACAAACCGTTTGATGTCGCCACCATCCGGGCGGCGGTGCGACGGGCCCTCCAACGGCACACCCTGGATTACGAACTGCGCAACAACGCCGAACACGTCCAGGCCCTGCGTGCCGAGCTGCAGAACCAGCGGATTTCCGAACAGATCGCCCAAACGCGGGGGGAGATTTACGCCAGCATCATCCACGACATCAACGGCCCGCTGACGGTCATCTCCGGTTACCTCCAGATGCTGAACCAGCGGTTGAGCCAGACCGACCGGTTGGAGGGGCCGGACATGGAGTTTTTGCGCGATCGATTGCGGGTCATCACCCGGCAGGTGACCAACTGCATTGAAATCTCGCGCCGGTACCTGAGCTATCTGAAGCGCGGGGGCGAAGACGCCGTAAGCGGCCGGGTGGAACAGCTGCTGGGCGACCTGGCGCAGTTGGTACGGGTGCACCCCAGTGCGCAGCGGCATCAGTTCGTGCTCGAGCCGGTGGCCGAACCGGTGGCCGTCCGCACCAACGGCACGGATTTCATCCAGGTGTTGTTGAACCTGATCGTCAACGCGTTCCAGTGCACTCCCGAACCGCACCGTGTGGAGGTACGGGGCCGGGTGCTGGAAACGCCACTGGAACTGTCGCAATTCCGCGACGGCCCCCAGACGCGCTTCATCAACATGGAAGGTTTCGACAACACGCTGCCTCTGCTGGCCATGGAGGTCAGCGACAACGGTCCGGGAATGACACCGGAGGTGCTGAGCCGGATCTTCGATCCGTGGTTCACCACCAAGGACCGTCAACAGGGGACCGGGCTGGGACTGAACATTGTCCAGCGACTGGTGAAGGCGGCCCGGGGCGCAGTGCATGTGAAGACGATCCCGGGCCAGGGCACCACGTTCACAGTCTATTTTCCCGCGGTCCGACTGCCCGCTGGAGGGACGGGCGGTGTCTGAGCACCGGCCGGAGAGGACATGGCAGCGGTGGGATCAGCGGACCCTGGAAGGCGGGGAGGGTTGCGCCGGCCCGGGGCGCGTTCGATCCCGGGCGGGGCACGGCACGTCCGAGATCGGGGCAGGGGGCGCGGTTGCGTGAGAGGGTGGCGGCCGTTCATCCGGGGAGGTGAGGTGTGAGCCCTGCGGAGCTGCGCCAGACCACCTACTACTACGAACGCTGGCGCGCGGTGGCCAGCGGCATTCTCGAAACCGCGGGGACGACCTTCCTTTTGCTGATCGCCGTGCGGTGGTTCCAAGCCGGGCCGTGGGCCAAGGCCATGGTCGCAGGGGGCGGAAGCCTGGGATTTCTCCTGTCACCCTGGCTGGTGTCGCGAGTGGAACGGGCGCGGTGGCCGGTGACCCGGGCATCCGCGGCGCTGGCCTTTACGGGGGCCGGGATTCTGTTGGTCATGGCCCTGGTGCATGCACTACCGGTGTACGTGACGGGTGCGGCCATTGCGGTGGCCTGTCTTTCGCTGGCGGTTCCCCTGATGACCCAGGTCTTCCAGGACAATTATCCCGACCACGAGCGGGGCCGGCTTTTCTCGCGCACCGTAATGATCCGGATTGCCGCTGCGGCGGGGTTCAGTGAGCTGGCCGGGCGGGCCCTTTCCGGGCGCATCGAGGCGTGGCCCTGGCTGCTGGTGGTGTTTGCCGGGGCCTTCCTGCTAGCCGGCTGGGCCATGAACCGGTGTCCCTCCCGACCGCTGGAACAGACCGAGGGCACCCACCCGTTCAAGGCCATGCGGTTTGTCCGCCAGGACGCCTTGTTTCGTCGCACGCTGGTGATGTGGATGTTGATGGGGTTCGGCAACCTGATGATGCTGCCCCTGCGGGTCGAGTACCTTGCCAATGAGCGGCACGGGGTCACCGTGGGAGGTGAACCCTTGACCGTGGCCGGGGTGGCATTTTTGACCGGTGTGATCCCCAACCTGGCGCGCCTGGTGATGAGCCCGGTTTGGGGTTGGCTGTTCGACCGGGCCAACTTCTTTGTGCTCCGGATTGTGTTGAACCTGGGGTTTGCACTCGGCATTGGCACCTTTTTCACCAGCGACAGCCTGACCGGCCTGGTGCTGGCCGCGGTGCTGTTCGGCGTTTCCAATGCCGGCGGCGACGTGGCCTGGAGCCTGTGGGTGACAAAGTTTGCCCCGCCCGGTCGGGTGGCCGATTACATGAGCGTGCACACGTTTTTTACGGGCGTCCGGGGTTTGTTGGCGCCCTTGGTCGCGTTTGTTCTGATCGAGCACTGCACCGTGGGTCAGGTGGCTGCGATCAGTGTGGGCCTGATCCTCGCCGGCACGTTGCTGCTGGTGCCGGAGATCCCGGAGGGACGCCGGGGCCGCCGCGCCGAGGCACTGGTGGAGGAAGTGTCGGAATGATCCCCCGCCTCAAGACAGCGTTTCAGGTTGGTGGCCGGGCATCGACCGGATGCGCCGAAGGAAGGCAGCGTCCGGCTGACGTGGACTTCAGCCCCCTTCACCCTCCGTCGCCCGCCGTTCGGACGAGCCCGCAGGTTCCCTGCAGTTGCCGGCAGGGCGTTCAACAACGCCGGGCCGTAGCGGACGCGCTCTGGCAGGCGGCGGTTGCTGCCAGTGGTCCCGCGCCGGGACACGGCAGACCTGGCGATCTCGGTTGCGGGACGTTTTCGG from Limisphaera ngatamarikiensis includes these protein-coding regions:
- a CDS encoding response regulator → MSPVRCPYERGEFAGAQPRQESHQRGTNMSTTLIPDAAKTAPVNALPHRKPVLLIVDDEEGPRQSLHVIFKDEFEVLLAPDGPTAIALAQQHPVDVAITDIRMAGMSGIEVLERLKHVNPGIEVVVITAYETTETIRQALRLQACDYINKPFDVATIRAAVRRALQRHTLDYELRNNAEHVQALRAELQNQRISEQIAQTRGEIYASIIHDINGPLTVISGYLQMLNQRLSQTDRLEGPDMEFLRDRLRVITRQVTNCIEISRRYLSYLKRGGEDAVSGRVEQLLGDLAQLVRVHPSAQRHQFVLEPVAEPVAVRTNGTDFIQVLLNLIVNAFQCTPEPHRVEVRGRVLETPLELSQFRDGPQTRFINMEGFDNTLPLLAMEVSDNGPGMTPEVLSRIFDPWFTTKDRQQGTGLGLNIVQRLVKAARGAVHVKTIPGQGTTFTVYFPAVRLPAGGTGGV
- a CDS encoding NADPH:quinone reductase; this encodes MKAAFIRRTGPPEVIEYGELPDPTPGPHQCLVRVRAVDVNPIDTYIRSGAVPAVPAFPWIPGRDLAGDVVAVGSEVRRFKPGDRVWATGQGFGGRPGTFVELAAVDEEWLHPIPEGLSYETIVALSLVGVTAYLALFDRARLAPGETVVICGAGGAVGSLAVQMARLTGARVVALAGNAAKVAACRELGADLALDYHDPRAVEAIRKFAPEGVHVWVETGRNPDFDRMVSLLRLRGRMVVFAGRDARPPFPVGPFYVKDLTLYGFAMFNFSAMELRPAAEAITKWAAEGRLQVRIAHVLPLAEAARAHRLQEESTLKGSADWFGKIVLKP
- the dprA gene encoding DNA-processing protein DprA yields the protein MDEREAFIALNMIDHIGPVRARHLLNHFGSAARILQASREELLRVEGIGEETAESIVRWEEQVDLSRELQRIREFGCRVLIPQDEEYPELLRQVYDPPLVLYVKGRLLPRDRNAVAIVGSRMTTHYGQEAARKLAYQLAYVGVTVVSGGARGIDTAAHQGALNAKGRTVAVLGTGINLVTPPENAELFERIAAQGALITQFPFNRPADRQSFPIRNRIVAGMTLGTVVVEAGLHSGALITANFAVDYGRQVFAVPGRIDSPQSKGCHDLIKKGAKLCESAEDILTEFEYLFPPSNRAGSGAPPGPGPALELPETEQRVLDALGPEERSVDEIIRLTGLPAATVSVALLALEMKRLVRQLPGKVFVRAR
- a CDS encoding cupin domain-containing protein, yielding MNPEVTVSEVRVIRDARGWVIEPVDEQDLHGIRNVHVVWTEPGHVRGNHYHRETTELLLVTGPARVCWEAAGRRQEVEVPAGVARRFVFPPGVAHAIQNTGSEPIVLIAFTNRPHDPTRPDTVRQVLIDA
- a CDS encoding SDR family NAD(P)-dependent oxidoreductase: MKVLVTGGAGFIGSHLCERLLAAGHRVWALDNLDPFYDPAIKRRNLREIARASDRFTFVQGDITEPEPLRALCHDVRFDQIVHLAARAGVRPSLEQPALYQRVNVEGTVHVLEAARQSGTRKLVLASSSSVYGCNAKVPFSEDDPLTAPISPYAASKIACEALGHVYHHVYGLDIVMLRFFTVYGPRQRPDLAIHKFARLIRQGRPIPVYGDGSSARDYTFITDILDGVEACMQHEFGYEIFNLGDSRPVRLDRLIELLEQALGQPAQRQWLPAQPGDVPITYADIRKAGTRLGYQPRVPLEEGLQRFVAWFNTVSHPHETPSADPAAPERST
- a CDS encoding MFS transporter gives rise to the protein MSPAELRQTTYYYERWRAVASGILETAGTTFLLLIAVRWFQAGPWAKAMVAGGGSLGFLLSPWLVSRVERARWPVTRASAALAFTGAGILLVMALVHALPVYVTGAAIAVACLSLAVPLMTQVFQDNYPDHERGRLFSRTVMIRIAAAAGFSELAGRALSGRIEAWPWLLVVFAGAFLLAGWAMNRCPSRPLEQTEGTHPFKAMRFVRQDALFRRTLVMWMLMGFGNLMMLPLRVEYLANERHGVTVGGEPLTVAGVAFLTGVIPNLARLVMSPVWGWLFDRANFFVLRIVLNLGFALGIGTFFTSDSLTGLVLAAVLFGVSNAGGDVAWSLWVTKFAPPGRVADYMSVHTFFTGVRGLLAPLVAFVLIEHCTVGQVAAISVGLILAGTLLLVPEIPEGRRGRRAEALVEEVSE